The Streptomyces sp. NBC_00459 DNA segment ACGGCCTTCTGGGGCGACCCCGGCTGCCGGCTTCCCCTGCACGTCACCGCGACCGGCCTGGTCCTGCTGGCCAACGCCGGTGTCGTCCTGCAGGACGAGATCTGCGCCGGCCCGTTGCGCGCGTACACCGCCGCCACCATCACCGACGGCACCACACTGCGGAATCACCTGAGCAAGATAAGGCGCGAAGGTTACGCGATGGTGTGCAGCACTCTGCGCGAGGGCCGGGGAGCGATCGCGGCCCCGGTGCGCAACGCGCGCGGCTCGGTGGTGGCGGCGGTGGGCGTCGTGGCCCCGCTGAACATGCTCCAGCCGACCCGACTGGCCCCGCTCGTCCTGGCCACGGCCGAGGCGGTCTCCCAGCACGACCGGACGGAAGGATGGCGGATGGCGGGCGTGGGCGCGTAGGCCCTGCACCAGGCACGCTGCCCCGCCCCCGGCCGCCGGCGCCGCCGCGATCCGCCG contains these protein-coding regions:
- a CDS encoding IclR family transcriptional regulator — encoded protein: MTTHPGAPERSVVDRTLSILGVFDRDNRTLTLSDISRRSGLPVATVHRIVNKLQGWGALERGAEGGYSIGLRLWETATLAPRYSGLTDAAQSHLVDLQGQSGGAAVLALRDGTESVCLSFLSNDPGLTAFWGDPGCRLPLHVTATGLVLLANAGVVLQDEICAGPLRAYTAATITDGTTLRNHLSKIRREGYAMVCSTLREGRGAIAAPVRNARGSVVAAVGVVAPLNMLQPTRLAPLVLATAEAVSQHDRTEGWRMAGVGA